The nucleotide window AAATTAAAATCTATTCACCAGACGCAGAATTCCATCACGAATTTTCATCAGTGCAAGCTTTTGAGGACCAACATATCATGATTGATTAACAAATTTGGTTTTGATGTCCTATGTATTACAAAGATTACCTCAATATCTTTTCTGTTATCTGATTTATTTCTATGTCTTCTCTGTTCCTCTGCGTCTCTGCGGTAAATTACCACCTGAACGGTTACATGATTTCTAACCAGACAGGTCGAAATTTCCTTTGACAGATTAACCAAAATCTGGTATTATATATAAACGCTCATAAATAGAGCTTCACGAAATTAAAGACAAGTAATTGGTGACTAATTACCATTCACCATTTACCATTTACCAAAATCAAGGAGGTGAAAAAATGACAGAAAAAGTAAAAAATGTATTAGAAGGTATCCGTGGTTCTCTTCAAAATGATGGTGGAGATGTAGAATTAGTTGGGATAGAAAACGGTGTTGTCAAGGTGAAATTAACCGGGGCTTGTGGCTGTTGTCCTATGGCTCAAATGACCCTGAAACAGGGAATTGAACAAATCTTAAAAAAAGAAGTTCCTGAGGTCAAATCAGTAGAAGCGGTATAACGACAGACTGAGCGAAAAATAGTGCCTTTTTTAATTTCAAGTTGTATCTCTACCTCCGAATTCAATTTTGAAAAGGCACTAATGTGGTGTTAAGTAAGTTTTGCACGGGGTATCATCAGGTTTCGTAACCTGCAAACGGATAATTGGTAACTGGTAATTGGTAACTGGTAATTGGTAATTGGTTAAATAGTTTCGTCCTGAGCTCAGCCAAACGGTATTTAATTACCAGTTACCAATCACCAGTTACCAGAATCAAATTCCGTGCGTTATTTATTCACCACGACACTATGAAGGTTATCGGAGCAGGAGTATGAATGAAGATGATATGAAAAGACTACTTTTATCTTTTAGTTTATTGATAATACCAGATATAAATTTGTGTGCCCAGGGAACGGTAACCCTTGAGCATGCAGACCATGCCGAGTATCTAAAGATAGGCAGTGAAGAGATAGTTACGCTGTGGGGTGGCGTAAAGTTAAATTCTGATGAAATGGGGTTAGAGGCAGATTGGATGCAATTGAATCTGACCAAAGATGAACTTTTAGCCAGAGGTAAAGTAGTTTTGAGAGGCGAGAAAGGAGAAAAAATTGAGAGTAACGAAGCAAACTATAATTTGAAGACAAAACAAGGTAAAATGAAAGAACCATATATTTTTATAAAACCTTATTATTGTAGAGGTTCTGACGCCTTGTTTGAAACCGGAACTATCACTTTAAGGGATGCCTCTCTAACTACCTGTGATTTACCTCGACCTCATTATTGCCTGAAGGCTGGTAAAATTATCGTTCGCCCAAAGGAAAAAATAATAGCAAAAAGGATTGTTTTTAAAGTAGGAAAGGTACCATTATTTTATCTCCCTTTTTACTCTATGTCTTTGAAAGAAAGAAAGGGCAAAATAATTATGAAGGCAGGGAAAAGTGAAGAAAAAGGGAATTCCGTAGGAATGACTTACGATTATGCCTTTACTTCAAAATCTGTTGGGTCATTACACTTAAATTTCCTTGAAGACCAGGGGTTTGGGAATGGAATAGAACATAAATATTGGAAAGATAGCATTTCGCAAGGGAAAACTTATCTCTATTATATTCACGAGCGGAAAAAGCGCGATGATGTTAAAGATACAAAACGATGGGAGATAGATGCAAAACACCTTCAAAGATTTAAAGATATAACCGGAATTCTTTATCTACAATCTCTAAGCGATAAAAATGTCACCCGCGACTATCCTATCGAAGGAAGATGTAGTGCGGGAACATGGGAATTAAAAAACTACCTCACCGTGACTAAAACCTATCCAGATTATACCATTAGATTAGTCGGTGAGGAAATAGAGTGCTGGGAAAGGGAATTTAATGATTTTAAAAAAGAGACGACTCTTTTGCCTGAATTGACTCTGCAGACCAAATCAATCAAAAGAAATAATTGGTATTCGAATTTAAATGTTGAAGTAGCAAATCAATCTGGTTCAATGACCAACACACACTATCTTAAAGGAATTGTTGGTGTTAATTTTTT belongs to bacterium and includes:
- a CDS encoding NifU family protein, producing MTEKVKNVLEGIRGSLQNDGGDVELVGIENGVVKVKLTGACGCCPMAQMTLKQGIEQILKKEVPEVKSVEAV